Within Conexibacter woesei DSM 14684, the genomic segment GCGCCCGAACGACCTCTGCGTCGCTCCCGACGGGGCGATCTGGTTCACCGACCCCGGCGACTACGACCCCGGCGGCGACGTCCGCGGCTGGATCTGCCGCCACGCCGACGGCGCCACCGAGATCGTCCGCGAGCTGGGCAACGTCTACCCGAACGGGATCGGGTTCGACGGCGACGGACGGGTGCTGTGGGTCGAGACCCACACCCACGTGCTGCGCGTGCTGGAGGGCGATGCGGTCGTCGCCGACCTCGGGCCCGACGGCACCGGCGACGGCTTCGCGATCGCCGCCGACGGGACGGTCGTCGTCGCGAGCGTCTTCTCCGGCGGGCTGCACGTCGTCGCGCCCGGCGCCGACGGGGAGCGGGAGGTCGCGCAGCTGAGCTGGGCGGAGGACCTGATCCTCTCCAACTGCGCCTTCGACGGCACCACGCTGTGGGCGACCGACGCGACGACGGCGTGGGACCGCAGCGACGACTTCGCCGGCCGCCTGTGGCGGCTGGAGACGAACCTCGACGGAGGGAGCGCACGATGACGACGACGTACGAGCCGCTCGCGCGCGCCTGCGCCGCGCTGCGCGACGCCGGCCTCGACGGGGCGCTGCTCGCCTCGCCGAGCAACGTCACCTACGTGAGCGGATGGGAGGCGCCGCTGATCGTCGGTCCGTTCGCCGACATCGTGGAGCGCGCGCCGATCGCCTACGCCGTCGTCTCGGCGCGCGAGGAGGCCGCGCGGCTCGTCGTCGCCGACGTCTACGGCGGCAGCGCGATGAAGGGGTCGCGGATCGGCGCGCCGGAGACGTTCGGCACGCTCGGGATGGTCGAGCCGGTCGACCACCCGGCCGAGCTGACCGCCGCGCTGCGGCGGGCGCTGAACGACCTCGGGCTGAGCGGCGGCGGGCGAGCGGCCGCGGACGCGGCGGGAGCGGCGCACGGCGGCGGCATGGGCGGTCCGCGGCTCGCGGTCGAGCGCCGCGCGCTGCCGGTCGCCGTGCTCGACGCGCTCGGCCTCCCGCTCGACGCGCCCGACGCCGGTCCGCCGCTCGCGCACGCCCGCATGGTCAAGACCGCGGAGGAGATCGAGCGGCTGTGGTTCGCGGCGCAGGTCGCCGCCGCCGGTCACCTGCGGCTGCTGGAGCTGGCCCCGGCCGCCGCCGGCTGCTCGGAGCTGGAGCTGTGGGGCGAGGTGACGACCGCGATGGAACGGCTCGCGGGCGGGCCGCTGACCGTCACCGGAGAGCTGACCGTCGGCGCCCGCACCCGCGCGCTCACGTGGCCCAACGGGCCGTTCGAGCGGATCGTCGAGGCCGGCGACACCGGGCTGATGGACATCAGCCCGCGCGTCAACGGCTACTGGGCCGACTGCACCAACACGGTCGTCTTCGGCGCCGAGCCGAGCGACGACCAACGCCGCTACGCCCTTGCCGCGCAGGCGGCCTGCGCGGCGGCGATCGACGCGCTGCGGCCGGGGGCGCGGGCGTCGGAGGCGGCGGTCGCGCATCGCGACACGATGGCCGCGCACGGCTTCGGCTACGCGCACTACAGCGGCCACCAGATCGGCGTGACCGTCAACGAGCTGCCGCGGCTGACCTTCTACGACGACACGGTCGTGGAGCCCGGGATGGTCTTCGCGGTCGAGCCTGGCGTGTACGCCGGCGAGGCGGCGCCGACCGGCGCCCGCGCCGAGCAGATGGCGGTCGTGACGGACCAGGGCCCCGAGGTCCTGGCGCAGTTCCCGTGGGGGATCGACTGACCCGCGTCGGCTGACGCGGCCAACGACCAAGGAGAGAGAAACCCGATGAAGCTGCTGCACAGGCGGGCGCTGCCCGCCGCGGTCCTCGCATGCCTGACGGCGGTCACGTTCGCCGCCTGCGGATCGAGCGACTCCGACTCGACTGCCACGTCCGCCTCCACCGGCGACGGCGGCGGCGAGAAGGTCAAGATGGTCATCTCGAACAACTTCCTCGGCAACGACTTCCGGCCGCAGATGCTGAAGCTCGCCGAGCTGACGGCCAGACAGCCGCCGTTCGCCGACAGCGTCGAGCTGGAGGTCGTCAACGCCGAGAACACGACGCAGGCGCAGGTCGCGTCGATCAACAACATCATCCAGGGCAGACCCGACGTGCTGCTCGTCGACGCCGGCTCGCCGACCGCGCTCAACCCCGCGCTCAAGCGCGCCTGCGCCGCCGGCATCAGAGTGATCTCGTTCGACCAGGTCGTGACGGAGCCGTGCGCCTGGAAGGTCGCGCAGAGCCACGCCGACGGCCAGCTGCTCGTCGGCCAGTGGATGGCGCAGACGCTCGGCAACAGAGGCAAGATCCTGCTCGACCGCGGCCTGCCCGGCGCACCGGTCTCCAGAGAGATCGAGGACGCCTTCCTGGAGGGGCTCGACGTCGGCGGCGGCGGCGTCGAGATCGCCGGCGAGTTCGACGGCAAGTACGCGCCCGGCCCCGAGCAGCAGGGGATCTCGCAGCTGCTCGTCGGCAACAGAGACGCCGCGGGCGTGATGACGCAGGGCTACTGCAACCCGGCGTTCAAGGCGTTCAGACAGGCCGGCATCTCCACGGTCCCCGCGACCACGTGCTACGGCTACAACGGCGAGCTGGTCGGCTGCATGAAGGAGAGAGCGCCGTGCGCCGTCCTCGCCGGTCCGCCGACGGTCGTGCAGATCGCGATGAAGCTCGGGCTCGACGCCGCGCAGGGGAGAGACACGCCGCCGACGAGCGAGCAGGTGCCGGTGCCGGTGACGCTGTTCGTCACCAACGCGGACGAGTTCAGACCGAAGGAGAACCCGGGCGAGATCGCGATCGAGCAGATCGAGCTGGGCAGAAACGCCTACGAGGACCTGCCGCCCGGCCTCGCGCTGCCGTTCTCGCTCCAGGAGTACGACATCACGGCAGAGCAGGCGGCCGGCTGACCGATGGCCGACCTCGTCCTCAGCGAGCTGCACAAGGCCTACGGCGGCACCCGCGCCCTGCGCGGGGCGTCGCTGCGCGCCGCTGCGGGCGAGGTCCAAGGCCTCGTCGGCGAGAACGGCGCCGGCAAGAGCACGCTCGTGAAGATCCTCTCGGGCGCGGTGCGGCCCGACGCCGGCAGCGTCACGCTCGCCGGCGCCGAGCTGCGGCCGCGCTCGCCGCAGGAGGCGCGGCGGGCCGGGATCGGCACCGTCTTCCAGGAGCTGAGCCTGATCCCCGACCTCAGCGTCGCGGCCAACCTGCTGTACGGGATCGAGCCGCGCGTCCGCGCCGGTCGCGTCGCGAGCGGCGCGCTGCACGCCGCCGCGCGCGACGCGCTGGAGCGGTTCGACGTGCCCGCCGGCGACGTGACGCGGCCGGTCCGCGAGCTGCGGCTCGCCGAGCGGCAGGTGCTGGAGATCGTCAAGACGCTGCTGCGCGAGCCGCGCGTGCTCGTGCTCGACGAGGCGACCTCGGCACTGCTGCCCGAGCAGGTCGCGTGGCTGTTCGAGCTGGTGCGCGGGTTCGCCGCCGACGGCGGCTGCGCGCTGTTCATCTCCCACCGGATGGCGGAGATCGAGCAGCTGTGCGACCGCGTCACCGTCTTCCGCGCCGGCGAGGACGTCGGTGCCGGCGCGACCGCGGAGCTGCCCGAGGAGAAGCTCGTCGAGCTGATGCTCGGCCGCACCGTCGAGCGCATCTACCCGGCGAAGGCAGAGGGCGTCGCGGAGGCGCCGGTCGTCTGCGAGCTGCACGGCGTCGGCGCTCCGCCGCGGCTGCGCGGCGTCGACCTGACGCTGCGCCGCGGCGAGCTGGTCGGCGTCGGCGGCCTCGACGGCCAGGGCCAGGCGGAGCTGTTCGGCGCGCTGTTCGGGACCGTCCCGTCGACTGGCCGGGTGCTGCTCGACGGGCGCGAGCTGCGCCCGTCGAGCCCGGCGCAGGCGCTCGACGCGGGCGTCGCGCTCGTGCCCGAGGACCGCGCCGCCGAAGGGCTCTGCCTGACGCTCGGCGTGCGCGACAACGTCTCGCTCGGAAACCTGCGGCGGATCTCCCGCCTCGGGCTCGTCGACCGCGGACGCGAGCGCGCGCTCGTCGGCGACGCCGTCAGGGAGCTGCAGATCAAGGTCGCCGACGTGCGCGACCCGGTCGGCGGGCTCTCGGGCGGCAACCAGCAGAAGGTGCTGCTCGGCCGCGTGCTGGCGCGCTCGCCGAGACTGCTGCTGCTGTACGACGCGACGCGCGGCGTCGACGTCGGCACGAAGTCGGAGATCTACCGCTTGATGCGCGAGCAGGCCGAGGCCGGCGTCGGGGTGCTGTTCTACTCCAGCGACGCCGCCGAGCTGGCCAACCTCGCCGACCGGGTGCTGGTCCTGCACGACGGCGTCGTGCGCGCGCAGCTCACCGGCGAGATCACCGAAGAGGAGATCGTCG encodes:
- a CDS encoding M24 family metallopeptidase, with the protein product MTTTYEPLARACAALRDAGLDGALLASPSNVTYVSGWEAPLIVGPFADIVERAPIAYAVVSAREEAARLVVADVYGGSAMKGSRIGAPETFGTLGMVEPVDHPAELTAALRRALNDLGLSGGGRAAADAAGAAHGGGMGGPRLAVERRALPVAVLDALGLPLDAPDAGPPLAHARMVKTAEEIERLWFAAQVAAAGHLRLLELAPAAAGCSELELWGEVTTAMERLAGGPLTVTGELTVGARTRALTWPNGPFERIVEAGDTGLMDISPRVNGYWADCTNTVVFGAEPSDDQRRYALAAQAACAAAIDALRPGARASEAAVAHRDTMAAHGFGYAHYSGHQIGVTVNELPRLTFYDDTVVEPGMVFAVEPGVYAGEAAPTGARAEQMAVVTDQGPEVLAQFPWGID
- a CDS encoding substrate-binding domain-containing protein — translated: MKLLHRRALPAAVLACLTAVTFAACGSSDSDSTATSASTGDGGGEKVKMVISNNFLGNDFRPQMLKLAELTARQPPFADSVELEVVNAENTTQAQVASINNIIQGRPDVLLVDAGSPTALNPALKRACAAGIRVISFDQVVTEPCAWKVAQSHADGQLLVGQWMAQTLGNRGKILLDRGLPGAPVSREIEDAFLEGLDVGGGGVEIAGEFDGKYAPGPEQQGISQLLVGNRDAAGVMTQGYCNPAFKAFRQAGISTVPATTCYGYNGELVGCMKERAPCAVLAGPPTVVQIAMKLGLDAAQGRDTPPTSEQVPVPVTLFVTNADEFRPKENPGEIAIEQIELGRNAYEDLPPGLALPFSLQEYDITAEQAAG
- a CDS encoding sugar ABC transporter ATP-binding protein; the encoded protein is MADLVLSELHKAYGGTRALRGASLRAAAGEVQGLVGENGAGKSTLVKILSGAVRPDAGSVTLAGAELRPRSPQEARRAGIGTVFQELSLIPDLSVAANLLYGIEPRVRAGRVASGALHAAARDALERFDVPAGDVTRPVRELRLAERQVLEIVKTLLREPRVLVLDEATSALLPEQVAWLFELVRGFAADGGCALFISHRMAEIEQLCDRVTVFRAGEDVGAGATAELPEEKLVELMLGRTVERIYPAKAEGVAEAPVVCELHGVGAPPRLRGVDLTLRRGELVGVGGLDGQGQAELFGALFGTVPSTGRVLLDGRELRPSSPAQALDAGVALVPEDRAAEGLCLTLGVRDNVSLGNLRRISRLGLVDRGRERALVGDAVRELQIKVADVRDPVGGLSGGNQQKVLLGRVLARSPRLLLLYDATRGVDVGTKSEIYRLMREQAEAGVGVLFYSSDAAELANLADRVLVLHDGVVRAQLTGEITEEEIVAAAVGGRRKEARA
- a CDS encoding SMP-30/gluconolactonase/LRE family protein, encoding MSALEIVSAEIAVAGLGFPEGPLVLGPGRVAWVEQYPGRVAVLDDGEARTLAHVGGAPNGLALAPDGRIFVAQNGGKLGDWQSPQRQPPSIVALDPVSGVAEVVTTTAGGRPLRRPNDLCVAPDGAIWFTDPGDYDPGGDVRGWICRHADGATEIVRELGNVYPNGIGFDGDGRVLWVETHTHVLRVLEGDAVVADLGPDGTGDGFAIAADGTVVVASVFSGGLHVVAPGADGEREVAQLSWAEDLILSNCAFDGTTLWATDATTAWDRSDDFAGRLWRLETNLDGGSAR